In Ilumatobacter fluminis, the following proteins share a genomic window:
- the glgB gene encoding 1,4-alpha-glucan branching protein GlgB → MNTIPDLDLHLFTEGKHRRAHEHLGAHPVDGGVRFAVWAPSARSVHVLCDADGWSGEHELQAQGSSGVWAGVVDGAGIGTTYHFRITAQSGERLDKADPFGAAHHEAPSTDSLVADLSYEWNDGDWMSSRHENSSLRSPMSIYEVHLGSWGRTLSDGQRFPNYRDLADPLADHCLAHGFTHVEFLPIMEHPFYGSWGYQTTGYFAPTSRYGSPQDLMALVDRLHQRGVGVLLDWVPSHFPTDDHGLARFDGTHLFEHADPRQGFHPDWNSAIFNYGRNEVRSFLLSSAICWLDRFHVDGLRVDAVASMLYLDYSRQAGEWIPNEYGGRENLEAIGFLRQLNEAVYDEFPDVVTHAEESTAWPSVSRPTYVGGLGFGGKWDMGWMHDTLQYMQRDPMHRAWHHGEITFRSVYMGSEHYVLPLSHDEVVHGKGSLLQKMPGDDWQQFANLRLLYSMQWFQPGKKLLFMGGELATRHEWNHEANLDWSLHDVPMHEGVRLALAELNGLYLTEPALHRGDADADGSGIGMQWIESHDSEQSVFAFLRTDPTGESRPVLVAMNATPIPGHNYRLGVPSDGRWEAIFNSDEERFGGSGVGNGEYVDTTPVDAHGQRQSILITLPPLAAVAFVPESAS, encoded by the coding sequence ATGAACACCATCCCCGATCTCGACCTCCATCTCTTCACCGAGGGGAAGCACCGCCGTGCCCACGAGCACCTCGGTGCCCACCCGGTCGACGGCGGCGTGCGGTTCGCCGTGTGGGCGCCGTCGGCGCGTTCGGTCCACGTGCTCTGCGACGCCGACGGGTGGAGCGGCGAACACGAACTGCAGGCCCAGGGTTCGTCCGGCGTGTGGGCGGGCGTGGTCGACGGAGCCGGCATCGGCACGACGTACCACTTCCGGATCACTGCCCAGTCGGGCGAGCGGCTCGACAAGGCCGATCCGTTCGGTGCCGCGCACCACGAGGCGCCGTCGACCGACTCGCTGGTCGCCGATCTGTCGTACGAGTGGAACGACGGCGACTGGATGTCGAGTCGGCACGAGAACAGCTCGTTGCGTTCGCCGATGTCGATCTACGAGGTCCATCTCGGATCGTGGGGACGCACGCTCAGCGACGGCCAGCGCTTCCCGAACTACCGCGACCTCGCCGATCCGCTCGCCGATCACTGTCTCGCCCACGGGTTCACCCACGTCGAGTTCCTCCCGATCATGGAGCACCCGTTCTACGGATCGTGGGGCTATCAGACGACGGGCTACTTCGCGCCGACGAGCCGATATGGGTCGCCCCAGGACCTGATGGCGTTGGTCGACCGGCTCCACCAGCGCGGCGTCGGCGTTCTCCTCGACTGGGTGCCGTCGCACTTCCCGACCGACGACCACGGGCTCGCCCGCTTCGACGGCACCCACCTGTTCGAGCACGCCGACCCCCGCCAGGGGTTCCACCCCGACTGGAACTCGGCGATCTTCAACTACGGCCGCAACGAGGTGCGGTCGTTCCTGCTCTCGAGCGCAATCTGTTGGCTCGACCGCTTCCACGTCGACGGTCTGCGCGTCGACGCCGTTGCCTCGATGCTCTACCTCGACTACTCACGACAGGCCGGCGAATGGATCCCCAACGAGTACGGCGGTCGCGAGAACCTCGAGGCGATCGGCTTCCTCCGCCAGCTCAACGAGGCCGTCTACGACGAGTTCCCCGACGTCGTCACGCATGCCGAGGAGTCGACCGCCTGGCCGAGCGTCAGTCGTCCGACGTACGTCGGCGGGCTCGGGTTCGGCGGCAAGTGGGACATGGGCTGGATGCACGACACGTTGCAGTACATGCAGCGCGATCCGATGCACCGCGCCTGGCACCACGGCGAGATCACGTTCCGATCGGTGTACATGGGCAGTGAGCACTACGTGTTGCCGCTCAGTCACGACGAGGTGGTGCACGGGAAGGGTTCGCTGCTCCAGAAGATGCCGGGCGACGACTGGCAGCAGTTCGCCAACCTCCGGCTCCTCTACTCGATGCAGTGGTTCCAGCCGGGCAAGAAGCTCCTGTTCATGGGCGGCGAGCTCGCCACCCGCCACGAGTGGAACCACGAGGCCAACCTCGACTGGTCGCTCCACGACGTCCCGATGCACGAAGGTGTCCGACTGGCGCTGGCCGAACTGAACGGCCTCTACCTCACCGAGCCGGCCCTGCATCGTGGCGACGCCGACGCCGACGGCTCGGGGATCGGCATGCAGTGGATCGAGTCGCACGACTCTGAGCAGAGCGTGTTCGCGTTCTTGCGGACCGACCCGACCGGTGAGTCGCGCCCCGTCCTGGTGGCGATGAACGCCACGCCGATCCCCGGACACAACTATCGCCTCGGCGTGCCGTCCGACGGACGCTGGGAGGCGATCTTCAACAGCGACGAGGAGCGGTTCGGTGGCAGCGGCGTCGGCAACGGCGAGTACGTGGACACGACCCCGGTCGACGCTCACGGGCAACGCCAGTCGATCCTGATCACGTTGCCACCGCTCGCGGCGGTGGCGTTCGTCCCCGAGTCCGCCTCCTGA
- the treS gene encoding maltose alpha-D-glucosyltransferase, whose protein sequence is MSNDWFRDAVIYELHVRAFADSDGDGTGDFDGLTSRLDYLVDLGITAVWLLPFYPSPLRDDGYDIADYRVVNPTYGNMRSFKRFLKAAHERGLKVITELVINHTSDQHPWFQRARKAPKGSPERDFYVWTDDPSEYSDARIIFQDFEGSNWTYDPVAEQYYWHRFYHHQPDLNFDNPAVVDAVKELLDYWLDLGVDGLRLDAIPYLFEREGTNCENLPETHAVLKDLRAHMDKRYGDRMFLAEANQWPEDAAAYFGDGDECHMNFHFPLMPRMFMSLQMENRTPIIDILEQTPQPPEGCQWATFLRNHDELTLEMVTDEERQLMLRAYARDNEMRINLGIRRRLAPLLGNDRRKIELLNVLLFSLPGTPVLYYGDEIGMGDNVYLGDRDGVRTPMQWTADRNAGFSTSNPHRLYLPLITEQGYHYEAVNVETQQDNPASLLSWMRQLIGLRKRQPVLARGDIEFVEPDNPHVLAFTRSLDGQAPFLCVANLSRLAQDVELDLRAFAQHTPVEAFGQTRFAPIGDGHYHLTLAPYGFFWFTLQPPVESAGSPSELPTLTGTWPEMLRRRAALTRALGRWMPSRRWYAGKELRVRDITIEDTISLRHPDTDVALLIVRVSFTEGDDHRYAVPLMRADGTAAHTVATETPGAIVAELADGSLLVDAMAHPEGASSVVAAALSRRTATGRHGGLRGRPRRNRASAPLRSATDVHVLGVEQSNSSVLVGNDYIAKLIRRLEAGPNPDVELVGHLAARGFAHVPGLVATADVSLSNEQQAADVVVVHDAVANDGDLWSSMLDELSLEIEQTDTLDVDHGSSAWLADLLGRRTAELHMALADPTEPDLAPQGFTLLWQRSLLQTLRNGVRSTQRAVRRSKLELDGIDVLMRPADEVLARFDRLRAEKLDARRIRVHGDLHLGQILRTSNDITFIDFEGEPGQPIGERRILRSPLTDLGGLVRSLDYAGRSAVDTAIARGLVADADVADLDAARDRWTHRMQELMTDAYLAEIEPSGLVPADRDDARLLRDVYALNKGLYEIRYELANRPDWVHWPLSAVAAMLRPA, encoded by the coding sequence ATGAGCAACGACTGGTTTCGCGACGCGGTCATCTACGAACTGCACGTCCGTGCGTTCGCCGACTCCGACGGCGACGGCACGGGCGACTTCGACGGGTTGACCTCCCGCCTCGACTATCTGGTCGATCTCGGCATCACGGCCGTGTGGTTGCTGCCCTTCTACCCGTCGCCGCTGCGCGACGACGGATACGACATCGCCGACTACCGGGTGGTCAACCCGACGTACGGCAACATGCGGTCGTTCAAGCGCTTCTTGAAGGCGGCGCACGAGCGTGGCCTCAAGGTCATCACCGAACTCGTCATCAACCACACGAGCGACCAGCACCCGTGGTTCCAGCGGGCACGCAAAGCACCGAAGGGTTCGCCCGAACGCGACTTCTACGTGTGGACCGACGACCCGTCGGAGTACTCCGATGCGCGCATCATCTTCCAGGACTTCGAAGGCTCGAACTGGACGTACGACCCCGTCGCCGAGCAGTACTACTGGCACCGCTTCTACCACCACCAGCCCGACCTGAACTTCGACAACCCCGCCGTGGTCGATGCGGTCAAGGAGTTGCTCGACTACTGGCTCGATCTCGGCGTCGACGGGCTCCGCCTCGACGCGATCCCGTACCTGTTCGAGCGCGAAGGCACGAACTGCGAGAACCTGCCCGAGACGCACGCCGTCCTCAAGGACCTCCGTGCCCACATGGACAAGCGCTACGGCGACCGGATGTTCCTCGCCGAGGCGAACCAGTGGCCCGAGGACGCCGCGGCTTACTTCGGCGACGGCGACGAGTGCCACATGAACTTCCATTTCCCGCTGATGCCGCGGATGTTCATGTCGCTCCAGATGGAGAACCGCACGCCGATCATCGACATCCTCGAACAGACGCCGCAGCCGCCCGAGGGGTGCCAGTGGGCGACGTTCCTCCGCAACCACGACGAGCTGACGCTCGAGATGGTCACCGACGAGGAGCGGCAGCTGATGCTGCGCGCCTATGCCCGCGACAACGAGATGCGGATCAACCTCGGCATCCGGCGCCGCCTCGCTCCCCTGCTCGGCAACGACCGACGCAAGATCGAGCTCCTCAACGTGCTGCTGTTCTCGCTGCCGGGCACCCCGGTGCTCTATTACGGCGACGAGATCGGGATGGGTGACAACGTCTACCTCGGCGATCGAGACGGCGTGCGCACACCGATGCAGTGGACTGCCGACCGCAACGCCGGGTTCTCCACGTCGAACCCGCACCGGCTGTACCTCCCGCTCATCACCGAGCAGGGGTACCACTACGAGGCGGTCAACGTCGAGACACAGCAGGACAACCCGGCGTCGCTCCTGTCGTGGATGCGCCAGCTGATCGGCCTGCGCAAGCGCCAGCCGGTCCTGGCGCGTGGCGACATCGAGTTCGTCGAGCCGGACAACCCGCACGTGCTCGCGTTCACCCGCAGCCTCGACGGTCAGGCCCCGTTCCTGTGCGTCGCGAACCTGTCACGCCTCGCGCAGGACGTCGAACTCGACCTGCGCGCCTTCGCACAGCACACGCCGGTGGAGGCCTTCGGCCAGACGCGCTTCGCCCCGATCGGCGACGGCCACTACCACCTGACCCTGGCACCGTACGGCTTCTTCTGGTTCACGTTGCAGCCGCCGGTCGAGTCGGCCGGTTCACCGTCCGAACTGCCGACGCTCACGGGTACCTGGCCCGAGATGTTGCGTCGACGTGCAGCGCTCACCCGTGCGCTCGGCCGCTGGATGCCGTCCCGGCGGTGGTACGCCGGCAAGGAGCTGCGGGTCCGCGACATCACGATCGAGGACACGATCTCGCTCCGCCACCCCGACACCGACGTCGCGCTCCTGATCGTCCGGGTCTCGTTCACCGAAGGTGACGACCATCGCTACGCAGTCCCGCTCATGCGAGCCGACGGCACGGCGGCACACACGGTCGCCACCGAGACACCCGGCGCGATCGTCGCCGAGTTGGCCGACGGCAGCCTGCTGGTCGACGCCATGGCCCACCCCGAAGGTGCTTCCTCCGTCGTCGCCGCTGCCCTCTCGCGCCGAACGGCAACCGGTCGACACGGCGGCCTGCGTGGCCGTCCCCGCAGGAACCGGGCGTCGGCACCGCTGCGGTCGGCGACCGACGTGCACGTGCTCGGGGTCGAGCAGTCGAACTCGTCGGTGCTCGTCGGCAACGACTACATCGCCAAGCTCATCCGCCGTTTGGAGGCCGGCCCGAACCCCGACGTCGAGCTCGTCGGACACCTCGCCGCACGCGGCTTCGCTCACGTGCCGGGGCTGGTCGCGACGGCCGACGTATCGCTCTCGAACGAGCAACAGGCCGCCGACGTTGTGGTGGTCCACGACGCCGTCGCGAACGACGGCGACCTGTGGAGTTCGATGCTCGACGAACTGTCGCTCGAGATCGAGCAGACCGACACGCTCGACGTCGATCACGGGTCGTCGGCGTGGCTGGCCGACCTGCTCGGCCGCCGCACCGCCGAACTCCACATGGCGCTGGCCGACCCCACCGAGCCCGATCTCGCGCCGCAGGGGTTCACGTTGTTGTGGCAACGCTCGCTCCTCCAGACGCTCCGCAACGGGGTGCGATCGACCCAGCGTGCCGTACGACGGTCGAAGCTCGAACTCGACGGCATCGACGTGCTCATGCGTCCGGCCGACGAGGTCTTGGCCCGCTTCGACCGGCTCCGTGCCGAGAAGCTCGACGCCCGACGCATCCGCGTGCACGGCGACCTGCACCTCGGTCAGATCCTGCGCACGTCGAACGACATCACCTTCATCGACTTCGAAGGTGAACCCGGTCAACCGATCGGCGAACGACGCATCCTGCGCTCCCCGCTCACCGACCTCGGGGGCCTGGTCCGGTCGCTCGACTACGCCGGACGCAGCGCCGTCGACACCGCGATCGCCCGCGGCCTCGTCGCCGACGCCGACGTCGCCGATCTCGACGCCGCACGCGACCGGTGGACCCACCGGATGCAAGAGCTGATGACCGACGCCTACCTCGCCGAGATCGAACCATCGGGCCTCGTGCCCGCCGATCGCGACGACGCCCGCCTGCTCCGCGACGTGTACGCACTCAACAAGGGCCTCTACGAGATCCGATACGAACTCGCGAACCGCCCCGACTGGGTGCACTGGCCGCTCTCGGCGGTCGCCGCGATGCTCCGACCGGCCTGA
- a CDS encoding alpha-1,4-glucan--maltose-1-phosphate maltosyltransferase encodes MSKMPKRRPARAVIEPVSPVVDGGRFPSKAALGEPVVVTADVFGEGHDAIDAAIRWRHAPVVGDAGPWVQVPMQFVVNDRWTASFVPTELGRHQYEIIAWSDHVESWRHGTERKAEAGVDIGVELLDGERITDQLLATAKKAKPRIDDDVETLERLLAAIRDGDAEVLHDEAWPRLSHRYIDRKPAAASAKFDIDVDPERARFSAWYEFFPRSPWSGDAPNDEHATLRDAIDRLDRVEAMGFDVLYLPPIHPIGEVNRKGRNNTTEASPDDVGSPWGISDHYAVHPELGTVDDVTALATAARERGIELALDIAFQCTPDHVWVDEHPDWFKHRADGTIQYAENPPKKYQDIYPIDFETDDWEALWTELANVIRFWVDRGVTIFRVDNPHTKAFPFWEWALGSIRADHPETIFLAEAFTRPRVMERLAKIGFNQSYTYFTWRRSAWELREYFTDLSTRTVDYYRPNAWPNTPDILTDQLQHGGRPVFAVRAVLAATLSANWGIYGPAFEVVEQRAIRPGSEEYLDSEKYQTRQWDLDTPDSLEPLITKLNRIRADQPALRHLSTLRFHDVDSDGLLCFTKTDPLGEGDPILVIVNLNGYEPHSGHVHVDPSTFGLGIGDDDEFVLEDLLGGGIYRWRGWHNYVELSPGRTGYAHVFAVRPADR; translated from the coding sequence ATGAGCAAGATGCCGAAGCGACGCCCCGCCCGCGCCGTGATCGAACCCGTCTCCCCCGTCGTCGACGGTGGCCGCTTCCCGTCCAAGGCGGCCCTCGGCGAACCGGTCGTGGTGACTGCCGACGTGTTCGGCGAAGGTCACGACGCGATCGACGCCGCGATCCGCTGGCGTCACGCCCCCGTCGTCGGTGACGCCGGCCCGTGGGTACAGGTGCCGATGCAGTTCGTCGTGAACGACCGCTGGACGGCGTCGTTCGTCCCGACCGAACTCGGTCGCCACCAGTACGAGATCATCGCCTGGTCCGACCATGTCGAGTCGTGGCGCCACGGCACCGAACGCAAGGCCGAGGCCGGCGTCGACATCGGCGTGGAGTTACTCGACGGCGAGCGGATCACCGACCAACTCCTCGCCACGGCCAAGAAGGCCAAGCCCCGCATCGACGACGACGTCGAGACGCTCGAACGGCTCCTCGCCGCCATCCGTGACGGCGATGCCGAAGTGCTCCACGACGAGGCCTGGCCCCGACTGTCGCACCGATACATCGACCGCAAGCCGGCCGCCGCGAGCGCCAAGTTCGACATCGACGTCGACCCCGAGCGAGCCCGGTTCAGCGCGTGGTACGAGTTCTTCCCCCGCTCACCGTGGAGCGGCGACGCCCCGAACGATGAGCACGCCACGCTGCGCGACGCGATCGATCGGCTCGACCGTGTCGAAGCCATGGGCTTCGACGTGCTGTACCTGCCGCCGATCCACCCGATCGGCGAGGTGAACCGCAAAGGTCGCAACAACACCACCGAAGCCTCCCCCGACGACGTCGGCAGCCCGTGGGGCATCAGCGACCACTACGCCGTCCACCCCGAACTGGGCACCGTCGACGACGTGACCGCGTTGGCGACCGCGGCGCGCGAACGAGGGATCGAACTCGCACTCGACATCGCGTTCCAGTGCACGCCCGACCACGTGTGGGTCGACGAGCACCCCGACTGGTTCAAGCATCGCGCCGACGGCACGATCCAGTACGCCGAGAACCCACCGAAGAAGTACCAGGACATCTACCCGATCGACTTCGAGACCGACGACTGGGAGGCGCTCTGGACCGAACTGGCGAACGTGATCCGTTTCTGGGTTGACCGGGGCGTGACGATCTTCCGCGTCGACAATCCGCACACCAAGGCGTTCCCGTTCTGGGAGTGGGCGCTCGGTTCGATCCGCGCCGATCACCCCGAGACGATCTTCCTCGCCGAGGCGTTCACCCGCCCGCGCGTCATGGAGCGGCTCGCCAAGATCGGCTTCAACCAGTCGTACACCTACTTCACGTGGCGTCGCTCGGCGTGGGAGCTCCGCGAGTACTTCACCGACCTGTCCACCCGCACGGTCGACTACTACCGCCCCAACGCCTGGCCCAACACGCCCGATATCCTCACCGACCAGTTGCAGCACGGGGGCCGCCCGGTGTTCGCCGTGCGTGCCGTGTTGGCGGCAACCCTGTCGGCCAACTGGGGCATCTACGGCCCGGCGTTCGAGGTGGTCGAGCAGCGGGCGATCCGTCCGGGGTCGGAGGAGTATCTCGACTCCGAGAAGTACCAGACCCGTCAGTGGGACCTCGACACGCCCGACTCGCTCGAGCCACTCATCACCAAGCTCAATCGGATCCGCGCCGATCAGCCGGCGTTGCGCCACTTGAGCACGCTGCGGTTCCACGACGTCGACTCCGACGGACTGCTGTGCTTCACCAAGACCGACCCACTCGGCGAAGGCGACCCGATCCTGGTGATCGTCAACCTCAACGGCTACGAGCCCCACAGCGGTCACGTCCACGTCGACCCGAGCACGTTCGGACTCGGCATCGGCGACGACGACGAGTTCGTCCTCGAAGACCTCCTCGGCGGGGGCATCTACCGCTGGCGCGGCTGGCACAACTACGTCGAACTGAGTCCCGGTCGCACCGGATACGCCCACGTGTTCGCCGTGCGCCCGGCCGACCGATGA
- a CDS encoding SDR family oxidoreductase has protein sequence MEIQQGETAAIVTGGASGLGRASARALAAAGAKVTIFDVNAEGGQAVADEIGGLFCRVDILDEDNVVDGFAQARSAFGQERILVHCAQVSRGGKTVGRDRENGGYKRLSTEAFALSAEGILVASYRMASLSALGMCEHAEPLGDDGERGVITLTASVAAQDAQVGQVAYGSCKAGVNGLVLPMARDLMNEGIRVNSIMPGIFATPPMLGVPEKVLTNLSASVPFPKRLGDPKEFGSLVLELVRNSYFNGQNLRLDGAIRMPPR, from the coding sequence ATGGAGATTCAGCAGGGGGAAACGGCGGCGATCGTGACCGGAGGGGCGTCGGGACTCGGGCGTGCGAGCGCCCGTGCGTTGGCGGCGGCCGGCGCGAAGGTCACGATCTTCGATGTCAACGCGGAGGGCGGGCAGGCGGTCGCCGACGAGATCGGCGGGTTGTTCTGCCGGGTCGACATCCTCGACGAGGACAACGTCGTCGACGGGTTCGCCCAGGCCCGGTCGGCGTTCGGGCAGGAGCGGATCCTGGTGCACTGCGCCCAGGTGTCGCGAGGCGGCAAGACCGTGGGCCGCGACCGGGAGAACGGCGGCTACAAGCGGCTTTCGACCGAGGCGTTCGCACTGTCAGCCGAGGGCATCTTGGTGGCGAGCTACCGGATGGCGTCGTTGTCGGCGCTCGGCATGTGCGAGCACGCCGAACCGCTCGGCGACGACGGCGAGCGCGGCGTCATCACGCTCACCGCGTCGGTCGCTGCGCAGGACGCGCAGGTGGGCCAGGTCGCCTACGGCTCGTGCAAGGCCGGTGTGAACGGGCTGGTGCTGCCGATGGCCCGCGACCTCATGAACGAGGGCATCCGGGTCAACTCGATCATGCCCGGCATCTTCGCGACACCGCCGATGCTCGGGGTACCCGAGAAGGTGCTGACGAACCTGTCGGCGTCGGTGCCGTTCCCGAAGCGGCTCGGTGACCCCAAGGAGTTCGGCTCGCTCGTGCTCGAACTGGTCCGCAACAGCTACTTCAACGGGCAGAACCTGCGCCTCGACGGCGCCATCCGCATGCCGCCTCGCTGA
- a CDS encoding cobalamin-dependent protein (Presence of a B(12) (cobalamin)-binding domain implies dependence on cobalamin itself, in one of its several forms, or in some unusual lineages, dependence on a cobalamin-like analog.), protein MTSPSDDLNLKQVAARLGVHYMTAYKYVRQGQLPAWRDGTNWRVDTAALERFEQRRNHPDAEIVPAVDVDWTDRLVAALLAHDEPMAWDLIERALAAGHDAAFCFLDMIGAALAEIDRRSGRGELGPAAWPAATVVAERLVARLGARFRRPGRRRGTVVLGAPAGEQHQLPISILADLVRLEGFDVVELGADVDPAVFADAAARAERLHAVGIGVTTVDQLDAASAAITAVRGVAPRVPIIVGGQAVRNDDVASVLEADGWAPDGRAAVRLLAHLPDPALTPDQPTKA, encoded by the coding sequence GTGACCAGCCCGTCCGACGACCTGAACCTGAAACAGGTCGCGGCCCGGCTCGGCGTCCACTACATGACCGCCTACAAGTACGTGCGTCAGGGGCAGCTGCCGGCCTGGCGCGACGGGACGAACTGGCGGGTCGACACCGCTGCACTCGAACGCTTCGAGCAACGCCGCAATCATCCCGACGCGGAGATCGTGCCCGCCGTCGATGTCGACTGGACCGACCGGCTCGTCGCCGCGCTCCTCGCCCACGACGAGCCGATGGCCTGGGATCTGATCGAGCGTGCCCTGGCCGCCGGACACGACGCCGCGTTCTGCTTCCTCGACATGATCGGCGCCGCGCTCGCCGAGATCGACCGTCGCAGTGGTCGCGGCGAGCTCGGACCCGCCGCTTGGCCCGCTGCGACGGTGGTCGCCGAGCGCCTCGTCGCACGACTCGGCGCCCGCTTCCGTCGACCAGGTCGACGCCGTGGCACGGTCGTCCTGGGCGCGCCGGCCGGTGAGCAGCACCAGCTGCCGATCTCGATCCTCGCCGACCTCGTCCGGCTCGAAGGGTTCGACGTCGTCGAGCTCGGCGCCGACGTCGACCCCGCCGTGTTCGCCGACGCTGCCGCTCGTGCCGAGCGGCTCCACGCCGTCGGTATCGGCGTCACCACCGTCGACCAGCTCGACGCCGCGTCGGCAGCCATCACAGCCGTCCGCGGCGTGGCGCCACGTGTCCCGATCATCGTGGGCGGTCAGGCCGTCCGCAACGACGACGTGGCGAGCGTGCTCGAGGCCGACGGATGGGCGCCCGACGGCCGCGCCGCGGTCCGCCTCCTCGCCCACCTCCCCGACCCCGCCCTCACCCCCGACCAACCGACGAAGGCGTGA